In one window of Frigoriglobus tundricola DNA:
- the tnpC gene encoding IS66 family transposase has protein sequence MDSDAPLPTDVLTLQGMVRALQAENADLRTQLQRQAEQFQRTIDDLRAEVAALKAKLDRATTHRFGRRSERTPKPPKVPGDGPAKRRHDHGRSPLPAHLERRDTVLDLTPDERRCSGCGGDRVCIGQTQTEQLDCDPTPYFVRRTIRKTYACQQCPPTVRAEDRIRTATPSTVGPIDKGLCGPGLLAEVLVGKFLDHLPLHRQVARIGRAGVTVSESTLGDWVKQSAVLLTSLYQLMLERVRTCPVLWSDDTRSRFAQPGERTMPHGHFWVGIGDPTAPYTAFHFTTGYDAASGPDQFLGGFRGHVHADCLAQYNGLFAAGAKHVACWSHARRKFLGAGDPGAKAVERINRLYHIEHTLPAPDSPEHIVARRATRQARALPILNDLKAWLDAALGTALPKSALGAAIRYVANHWAAFVRYTEDGRLSIDNNLSERTLRLIAVGRSNWKFVGSAKAGAHAAVHFSVVGTCRHLGLDATAYLREVLPALHALGEKPTADQLAPLLPDVWAKRQQSRLLVA, from the coding sequence ATGGACTCCGACGCCCCGCTGCCGACCGACGTGCTGACCCTCCAAGGGATGGTGCGTGCCCTCCAGGCCGAAAACGCCGACCTCCGCACGCAGCTCCAACGCCAGGCCGAGCAGTTCCAACGGACCATCGACGACCTGCGTGCCGAGGTCGCGGCCTTGAAGGCGAAGTTGGACCGGGCCACGACGCACCGGTTCGGCCGGCGGTCCGAACGCACACCGAAGCCACCGAAGGTCCCCGGCGACGGACCCGCGAAGCGGCGCCACGACCACGGCCGTTCGCCACTCCCGGCGCACCTCGAACGCCGCGACACGGTCCTCGATCTGACCCCCGACGAGCGCCGCTGCTCGGGCTGTGGTGGCGACCGCGTGTGCATCGGCCAGACCCAGACCGAGCAACTCGATTGCGACCCGACCCCGTACTTCGTGCGGCGCACGATCCGCAAGACGTACGCGTGCCAACAGTGCCCCCCGACGGTCCGGGCCGAGGACCGGATCCGGACCGCCACGCCGAGTACCGTCGGACCGATCGACAAGGGACTGTGTGGTCCGGGCTTGTTGGCCGAGGTTCTCGTCGGGAAGTTCCTCGACCACCTGCCGCTGCACCGCCAAGTCGCCCGGATCGGGCGCGCGGGGGTGACGGTGTCCGAGAGTACCTTGGGCGATTGGGTGAAACAGTCCGCGGTGTTACTGACGTCGCTGTACCAGTTGATGCTCGAGCGGGTGCGCACGTGTCCGGTCCTCTGGTCCGATGACACCCGCTCGCGGTTCGCCCAGCCCGGTGAGCGAACGATGCCGCACGGCCACTTCTGGGTGGGGATCGGAGATCCGACGGCCCCGTACACGGCGTTCCACTTCACGACCGGTTACGACGCCGCGAGCGGACCGGACCAGTTCTTAGGCGGCTTCCGGGGCCACGTGCATGCCGATTGCCTCGCACAGTACAACGGCCTGTTCGCCGCCGGAGCCAAGCACGTCGCCTGTTGGTCCCACGCGCGCCGCAAGTTCCTCGGCGCCGGGGACCCCGGGGCCAAGGCGGTCGAACGCATCAACCGGTTGTACCACATCGAGCACACGCTTCCGGCGCCGGACTCACCGGAGCACATCGTCGCCCGTCGCGCGACGCGGCAAGCAAGGGCGCTCCCGATCCTGAACGACCTGAAGGCGTGGCTCGACGCGGCACTCGGGACGGCGTTGCCCAAGTCGGCCCTGGGGGCCGCGATCCGGTACGTGGCGAATCACTGGGCCGCGTTCGTCCGGTACACCGAGGACGGGCGACTCTCGATCGATAATAACCTGAGCGAGCGAACGCTCCGGCTGATCGCCGTGGGTCGGAGCAATTGGAAGTTCGTGGGCAGTGCGAAGGCCGGTGCGCACGCCGCGGTTCACTTCTCGGTGGTGGGCACGTGTCGGCACTTGGGTCTCGATGCGACGGCATACCTGCGTGAGGTTCTTCCGGCCCTTCATGCGTTGGGCGAGAAGCCGACGGCGGACCAACTCGCACCTCTTCTGCCCGACGTGTGGGCGAAGCGTCAACAATCCCGACTCCTCGTCGCGTAA